One genomic window of Pungitius pungitius chromosome 11, fPunPun2.1, whole genome shotgun sequence includes the following:
- the xrcc1 gene encoding DNA repair protein XRCC1 has product MPEIRLKHVVSCSTEDTTHKADNLLSSDTYRKWKAARPGEKQISVILQLEKEEQVHSIDIGNEGSAFIEVLVGNSSAVRDQDYEVLLVTSSFMSPTESRNGTNMNRVRFFGPTQLQKSSAQEKWDRVKIVCSQPYTKNIAYGLAFVKFHSPPDKNDPPTTASPKLTKLGQFRVKEESPSVSPSLQPGSLFFSRDSATKSSTPPKVSPQSEKLSYAAAALQAGGSSHSSAQAPSSSSSSSASPQPPAKRKFEFGKERQSASGLPPPKKTSPAGSPEVKAATPKHKPSPGAAKASPAPKSADKKRESRAKPEPQKASGPQVPFKRIMEGVVFVLSGFQNPFRGELREKALDMGGKYRPDWTPDATHLICAFANTPKYSQVKSAGGTIVRKEWVMDCHKRRQKLPCKQYLMDGAESSSESEMEVDEQSDEEVNTKMPQRQVTPKKAPEKRSEDDEYAGSTDVEETGAGDDESAVDTEDELQRVENKSRQKKAAAGKQDDPYGGSTDENTDAEAEEDHPIPELPDFLSGKHFFLYGKFPNNERRLLLRYIVAFNGLIEDYMTEKVQFVVTSEGWHDSFEDALMENGNLNFVKPAWIYSINERQKILPYQPYSVVP; this is encoded by the exons atgccAGAAATCCGACTCAAACACGTCGTGTCTTGCAGCACTGAGGACACT ACCCACAAAGCGGACAACCTGCTGAGCTCTGACACCTACAGAAAGTGGAAAGCAGCGAGACCCGGGGAGAAGCAGATATCGGTCATCCTGCAG ttggagaaggaggagcaggtgcACAGCATCGATATTGGAAATGAAGGGTCAGCTTTCATCGAGGTGCTGGTGGGGAATTCTTCAGCTGTCAGAGACCAGGACTATGAG GTTCTGTTGGTCACGTCTTCCTTCATGTCCCCCACGGAGAGCCGCAACGGCACCAACATGAACCGGGTGCGTTTCTTCGGGCCGACGCAGCTGCAGAAGAGCTCCGCACAGGAAAAGTGGGACCGAGTGAAAATTGTGTGTAGCCAGCCGTACACCAAG AACATAGCATACGGACTGGCCTTTGTCAAGTTCCATTCACCGCCTGACAAAAACGATCCTCCTACAACAGCCTCCCCG AAACTCACCAAGTTGGGACAGTTCCGGGTGAAGGAGGAGTCTCCCTCAGTCAGTCCCAGCCTTCAGCCGGGCAGTCTCTTCTTCAGTCGCGACAGTGCAACAAAGTCCAGTACTCCACCCAAAG TGTCTCCACAGAGCGAGAAGCTGAGCTACGCTGCTGCCGCGCTGCAGGCGGGGGGCAGCTCCCACTCCTCGGCCCAAgctccctcctccagctcctccagctccgcctcGCCCCAG CCACCAGCGAAAAGGAAATTTGAGTTTGGCAAAGAGCGGCAGTCCGCCTCCGGCCTCCCGCCCCCGAAGAAAACGAGTCCGGCCGGGTCGCCCGAGGTCAAAGCCGCGACCCCCAAACACAAGCCGAGCCCCGGCGCCGCCAAAG CTTCGCCGGCACCGAAGTCTGCCGACAAGAAGCGGGAGAGCCGAGCCAAACCCGAACCGCAGAAAGCCAGCGGGCCGCAGGTCCCGTTCAAGAGGATAATGGAGGGTGTGGTGTTTGTCCTCAGCGGCTTCCAGAACCCCTTCCGGGGGGAGCTGAGGGAAAAGGCTCTGGACATGGGGGGTAAATATCGACCCGACTGGACCCCCGACGCCACGCACCTCAT CTGTGCCTTCGCTAACACCCCCAAGTACAGCCAGGTGAAATCCGCCGGGGGCACCATCGTACGGAAGGAATGGGTAATGGACTGCCATAAGAGGAGACAGAAGCTCCCCTGCAAACA GTATCTGATGGACGGAGCCGAGTCGAGCTCCGAGAGCGAAATGGAAGTGGACGAGCAGAGTGACGAGGAAGTCAACACAAAG ATGCCGCAGAGACAGGTGACCCCCAAGAAGGCCCCGGAGAAGAGGAGCGAAGACGACGAGTACGCCGGCTCCACGGATGTGGAGGAAACAG GAGCCGGTGATGACGAGTCGGCCGTGGACACGGAGGACGAGCTGCAGAG GGTGGAGAACAAGAGCAGGCAGAAGAAAGCAGCAGCGGGGAAGCAGGACGACCCGTACGGGGGGTCGACGGATGAAAACACCGACGCGGAGGCTGAGGAGGATCATCCCATCCCCGAGCTACCAG ACTTCCTGAGCGGAAAGCACTTCTTCCTCTACGGCAAATTCCCCAACAACgagcggcggctgctgctgcgatACATCGTCGCCTTTAACGG GCTGATCGAGGACTACATGACGGAGAAGGTGCAGTTCGTGGTGACCAGCGAAGGGTGGCACGACTCCTTCGAAGAC gcgCTGATGGAGAACGGCAATCTGAACTTCGTTAAGCCAGCATGGATTTATTCAATCAACGAACGGCAAAAGATTCTGCCGTATCAACCCTACTCGGTGGTGCCCTGA